A region of the Epinephelus fuscoguttatus linkage group LG13, E.fuscoguttatus.final_Chr_v1 genome:
CCTTCCAGAAAAATGTCTTGTTATAATGTGAAAACAGTTCCTCACCAGTGTTTATtactcttggtttaaagagtGACTTAGTTGAATTTTACTAGTTCCTTTCAGAGATGTAAATGTAGAAAACATTGGAAATGTTTAACACTGAAGCTTGACCACAATACATGCCAGGTATCGGgttattttttaagatttttcacTTAATGTGTTGAATTTATGAAGCAGCCTTGCAAACTGAGGGCTTATTGAATTTTCCAGTCAAGACAAGTAATTGGATTGCTGATATAACGAAGTGTATGTTCCAAACAACCAAAGTGTGTGAACCTGATGTTTCTGTCCTACTGTTTTACAGTGTATGTGGTCTTCAGCCTGCTGGGTGCATTCTGTGTTTTGGGCTTTCTCCTCATTGGACTGGTTCTCCATGGTGGTCAGCTGAGCTTTGAATCACTAAGACAGCACCTAGCTAGAACTCTGGTAACAAATCCAACTGTGTGTACTGGGACTTTAAGTTTCAGTTGTTCATCTTCATCTTAAATTTTGCACTCATAATACTTTATAGCCACAGAGAGTGCATTTTCCTCTGTTGTTTAGATGATAATCAATCTGATCAGTTTGTGTGATTAGTTGGATTTTGAAGTTAGATCCCactttaattattaatgatcATGTAAGAACTTGCTATTGATATAGTGATCAGTAGATTCATCAATTAGTCAATCAACagaatatccatccatccatccttccattttcattcacttaTTTGGGGCtgggtcatgggggcagcaaGCCAAGCAAGCACTcaagacatccctctccccagcaatgctttccagctctttCCAGGGGAACCCAAAGTGCTCCCAggccatggcctcagacttggaggtgctaaCTCATTCCAGCtacttcacactcagctgtaaACCACCCAAGCGCATGCTGCAGGTCaaggtgtgatgaagccaacagaacaacatcatctgcaaaggccaacacccactgagaaTGTGTTTGACTTTACGCTGAGTATGCAGACACAGCTCTCattttggtcatacagggaccaGCAAGCATGTATCAGCGACCCTGGTACCCTGTAATCCCACAGTGCCCACATTGGGCACTAGCCTGGTGGCTTGGTATTAATCCACCATTGAAAATATTCTCTAAATACTGCactattttattctgtttgaggaatgttcattaaaaactaCAGCAGCCAGCTGTTTGGGAATTACTGAATCTTtctcttaaataaaatatatattttagttGCTTTTAAAGATTTATGTCTTTAGCACAGACCAGTGGGCTTGACACTGAGGGCCACATTTGTAGTAAAGTAACAAAGTAGAGATGGTCTGACACATTGttagttttggtctttttatgaTATGTGCTAACATTgaaacttaaataaaataaaatgtttttacactttaaagaCACTGTTTCATAAAGCACCGTCTCACTcactttaatgtttgtttaactGACTCATAAAGTAGTCAGGTACAGTTTGATGTCAAATGTATAAGAATGCATGACACTCAATCTGAGCAACGAAGTCATAGGAAAAAGAAAGCATAAAAATTCAGCATAGTTCACTACCCTGATGAGCTGAAGATAACATAAACACCTGATGAATAAAGAACTGTACACTGAGTTGCCTGACTTCTTGGCTATAAAAGCCCCATCTTGTGCATGCACCCACTGATTAACACTGATAGGAACGGGTACTAGGCAGCCTTAAGCCTGGGGAGATaatctcctcactcagagaaccaaggttGCAATGTAACCAAACGTTCTCTATCGTATCAAGATTATCTCCCCACCCAGTAGTTATATCATAACTATGGGCCGGGGCGTAGCCATCATTTCAGAAGTGAGGGGGACAAATTGTTCAGAGGTCTATTGAGTGATTTATCATCCTCTCGCATTCAATTGCAGCTCTCCTTAGGGGCTAAAGGACCACAttaccacaaacagccacagtacaGCACCAGAGGACCGACTTTAGTTCTTTACAATTATGTACTATCAAAATCTAAAGTTTTAGCTGCCAAACTCTGGTTGAGTTGACAGAGAATGACCCTCCAGCATCTATAGGGTAAGTAGCCAGATAATTAAGTGTCAAATTACAACACTGAacatggtaaaaacactcagTAAAACACCATTCCTGTTGGAACATTATTAGCACACAAAATGGAATGAAAGTGACAAGGTAACAGGGTAATAAGcctcataatttaatttaatggcaTGAAGACAGAAAGTGACACAACACTAAACATATCAACATCaagatgtatttttcattttagtcaaatatgacagcacagatgtgcaaaatcaatcaaatattTTTAAGCCTTATCCCTGTACTACctattgcaatacagacaaaaaacattttagagcaGGGGTCTCAAACTCAAATGAGCTGGGGGCCACTGCTGGCATTGTCATCTCAGTGGGGGGCCACTTCAGTGTTTGAGACGagtatcaaaaaaataaaaaactcacaaatatttctgaaaacggAGTTTCTTTTCAAATACTGTATTGCAAAACTATTAAATTCACAGTAAGTGCAAATGTTTTTGGCCTCATTCTTAAATAACTTATGAAAGCATTTCATGAACTGACAGCACTTCTGTTCATATTGTCTTCAtattaaataacaacacaaaaataactcTAACTTTGTATGCACATTTTAACAGTTAGTGCAATTTTTTAGCTTGAATAACCTATTTTAACATTTCACTCAACAGAAACTTTGCTTCTGAGTCCACTTGTGCTTTATTTCTTGCCAGATACCTGGCAGCGCTTCTGTCCACATAGCTGAGCTGTATTTACTCTGATGGATGTTGCAGTTGAAACTCTGAGTACAGCTTCAAGATGAGCATCTGTAAGCCTTGTCCTGTACTTGCTTTTGTTAAAGTTCATTGTAGAGAACAGTTTCTCGCACATATATGTGCTCCCAAAAAGGCAGATAACCCGACTGAAAACTCTGGACAGCTCTGGGAATGAAGGAGGCAGCTGTCTGAGGAACTCTCCAGTCTTGTCTGCTTTTCCCTGTGCCTCTCTGAATTTAGTTTTCAGTTCACTGTTGCACTGTAAGTCAATGAGTTCAGTTTGCAACATGCTGGGGACACTCTCCACATCAGCTGAAAAGGGGTCTGCAAACAGCTGGAAAGTGTCACGGTGAGCCTTGAAATCAGCAAATCGCTCATCAAACTCTTGCTGCAGGTTTTCAATAGCAGAGACATATTCATCAGGACTGAAGAGTGTTCCCTCTTCTGCCAAAGACCTGCATGCAGCAAAATGGCAGAGGTTTTTTGCAGACAGTTGAGTTTTCCACAGTCTCAGTTTGGTGGAGAAGGCCTTCACACTCTCATAGGCTGTTGTGATGAGCTGACCAGGACCCTGCAGCTTTAAGTTCAGGATGTTTAGTTGTTGTGTTATATCCACAAGGAATGCCAAATCCATTATCCATTTTGGATCATCTAGTTCAGGAACATCCAGTCTGCCATCTTCCATGAATGTCTTTATTTCAGCTCTCAACTCAAAAAATCTCTTCAGCACATTGCCTCTGCTCAGCCAGCGCACTTCAGTAAAATACAGTACATCACCATACGATGCTTCGATTTCTTCCAAAAAAGCCCGGAACTGGCGGTGCTGTAATCCTCTGGACCTGATGTAATTCACACATTTCAGGATGACAGACATGACATGTTCACATTTCAAGTGTTTGCTGCACAGTGCGTGTTGGTGTATAATGCAGTGCAGAGCGATCGCCGGGTCTGAATTTTCCTCCGCTAACTTTCTCTGAACCAGCGCAACCAGTCCGTTTTTTTCTATGGAGTTATATTTGTGCCACAATCCTGAGCGAGCAATTGTAGATTTTGAgcacagaaaaatattttgtgagcatagaaaaatattttgagcacagaaaaatgtgttgtgagcacagaaaaatattttgagcacagaaaaatattttgtgcaagCACACTAATCAACTTTTGTGGACCAATTAAATGTGTGCCTTCTCACAAACTCATTTGTAGTGCGCGAGCAGTCCGCAGCTTACTCACTCCCTCTCAACCTACCCTCACTGTGCGCTCAACTTCCCCTGCGCGCTCGCTCGAGTTGTACCACGGGTGTTATAAATGTGCCACAATTATAAACCAATCAGAAAACTCGGGGGCGGGtacattctgattggctgcttcgGCTCCAATGAGGTTGCAGCATCCCAGTGCAGTTGTTGCTTCCCACGAAAGGTCAAGAAGGAGGAAAATTCGATctgatgaaaacacattttcggTCAGTATTCcactttaaatattaatattagtgAATGATATTACATTATAGTGTTGCCGTGCTGCGTTGATTGGATTAACATTAAGTTACACGTCCATGTATCTTGAGACATCGGCCGTTGAGTGACAATTTTCATTCATATCCCTCTTTAGCAACCCTGGCTGCAGCTAACTTCAGAAGATGTCTTCTGAACCTAACGAACCACGGCCACATGTAAGTAGTTTGTGCTTTAGTATTATATCATGTTTATGAAGCTTTatgaaattatgtttgtttttgtctgtacaCCTTTAGCCTGTAAACCAAGTTAGCTATCTTGGTAGGTTGCTAAAGTTAGGTCAGTTAGTTAATGTCGGGGAGAAAAGCAGAAGCTTactaacattaacgttacttCCATGATAGTTGGCAAAATTGACGGTGTATAAAAAAGACAACGCATCAAAAGTTGGCGTTGCGCCACCGAACGCCCGCTTCTAGTAAAATGTCTGTTGGCAATGAATAGGGTGCATCACATGGCCCGTTGTCTCTCATGTAGTTTATTCTGAGACGTCACATTACAGTACATGAGTCCCTCTTCTTTGATAATTTGAGCTCTCTTTGTACAACAGGCCATGTTTTAAGTACGGTTCATATCTAATTGTTGCAATTTTaactgaatttatttatttagagcCATGGTGCAGTTGAGTCAGCAGCCAGAAACCTGGTGTCTTTGCTGCTTAACACTCTGGCCCCAAGCACGTCAACAAAGCCGACAGAGACAGGGCAGCCTGCCCCTGCGCCTGTCCCTAGAAATCTAACTGTGCAGCAGGAGATGGCAAGGTTTGTTATTCAgccacattttcacattttcatttgcattaatatatatatatatatatatatatgtgtgtgtgtgtattcttaaCACATTTTGATTCACCTCCAGACAGGACTTTGGATTGTAATTGcattggaaaaaatatatacatactgTTTGGAAATTTAATGCAACACTTGATTGATATTAAACTCAcataaaactatttttttttaaatccacagATCTTTTCCTGGTTATTTCAAATCAAACCTCAGTCGAGGTAAAAAGAGGTGTTTGACTGCCACCAAGCATCCTATTAAGATAACCAGTAAGACAACAGCTCTGAATTTTTTTCTGCTGCCAAAAAATACAGCCCACACACCGTTGCCACCTGAGGAGCTTGAACTCCTCCAGGCGGGCATGGGAAGACAAACGGTGTCTCTTCCTGAAGATGGTGACCACTTAGAGGTACAGTGGTCAACTCCACTTGCTTTACTTATCATTAAAGGTTGTTTTTGTAAGATGTCACTGTAAGtgattctctctctttctcgctCTCTGCTCACCAAGATTTCTAGGTTCCTGACTGAAACGTTTCCAAAAATGGAGGATCTTTCTGGAGGATGGCTATTGCATAAAGCAACAGGTTTGtaagattaagattgtattgttgagtttatttgtttatttatttgtttgtttatttgacagGGACAATGGACATACACTGTTTATCACATCCCACTCTCTCATTTATTCATGATGTACATAAATCCTTATTGTGCATTTGATCACTGGCTGTAAACATTAGAGATGGTAGACTAACAAAGACTAACAAAATTTAAtttttccacaataaagcaaataatttttctctatttttctcAAAGGTGGCAGTGGTCGACGAAAGCTCACTGTCATTCCACCAGAAGCAGAGGGGTATTCTGTCAAAGCTCTTCGAGCTGTGTCTGCAGGTGGCAAAGCCACTTTTTACATCGTACCACTGCAGGAGACATTAGACACgtctcctctgcctcctgacTCACAGCAATTTTCAAAAATGCCAAAGAAGACATGCTTCCAGTGTAATGAAGTGATGCCTTTGCAGATGCTCACAGTACACATTAAGACATGCAGGGGAAGACTGTCCTCTGATGACACTGGCGATGAGGTGAGATTCTTATTatgatcatttttattgttattttgttaaATTGCCTTTACAAAATGACAAGGAAAATactaaatgttaattaaaatcactgttttgtgAATCTGCAGTCCTCTGATGTATGTGTTGTGGAGAACAAGCACAAGGTAAattcaaaatcactttatttccCCTTTTGCCAGTAATCTTTTGTTTTGGCTCTCTGTAATGTAAGGaaactttgtttcaaatttcaGGCAGTTTGTCCAATTTGCACCAAAGAATTCCCAGACGATGAGATAACAGTCCATGCCAGCCTGTGTGGAGAGAGGTAATCTGCTCTCTTctctgtttactttttttttccccacaattaATGGCCATGTACGCATATGCAGTGTTTGGTGTTTAAAATTGCAAATTGTTTGAATTTACAGTGACTTAAGTGACAGCTTTGAATGTACAGTGACTTCTGCAGAAAATGACAGTAGTCCAAGTATGCCTGCTCAAACTGCAGTATTCAAACCAAAAAGGTACGCTTTATTAGGATGGTCTTTGCATGAGTTTATATCAAATACAGAATAAATGATGTGCACCATCATTTACACCAATGGTTGTCAACCTGGGGTCTGAAATGGGGAATATTTTAACTTGACTAATATGTCATTGACTAGAAATTATCCCAATGAGAGAATGTATAAGGATGACTATTCTGTTCATAGTTTTCACTCTTCCCTGTTAATCTACAGTCTATAGTATAGACAGTTATGGAATAATTAAATCTGATCAGATGGTGATCCCTGAGACCAATACATCAAGAATACAGGTTCATGGCCTGATGTGTTTCAATTTGCAGGTCCTTGATACCAAAAAGGTTAAGAACCACAGATTTACACATATGCTTTTGTGTCTTCCTCAACATCTAGCCATCGCATTCTCTCAAATCATTTTAACtgacaattaaaaacacagcgCATGGTGCAGTTTTGTGTAAGCACATGTAATCTTATTACCCTTTCTTTCCCAAACACTGTTCAGCATATTGTTTAATGACACCATTATATGGCAGTAATGTATACAAATAGTTTATAAATTAATTTtggactttttgttttctcttttcctcaAGTACGGAAGATGTATTGTGCTTCATTGAACAACAAGTTGACACCAGTACAGAGTTTAAATtgtgtgtggacagagagaACCTTCCAGACAGAGGCATTCTCcagtggaaaaggaaaaaagctgCATCTCCTGCCAGTGCTCTCAAGGTGGTCTATATAGGAGAGGCAGGCATTGATACAGGAGCACTTAGGAAAGAGTTTCTGACTGGTAAGTTGGTCACTTAACTGTTTGTTCTGATATGAAACAAACCCAATGGATTATCTAAacctttgtagtgcttttttgCCAAAGATATGGTTTCAGGTATTGAAAAGAGATTTTTTGAAGGAGCTGGGAACCAGGGTAAAAATCCCAAGTACTCTTTGACAGATGTTGATAATGAGAACTTTAGGTTGGTAACATACACATTTTTGCACACTAATCATATATGGTaaagagtttttttcttttactcaaaCTTTTTCTATGTTGCTCACAGAACTGTTGGTGAAATAATGGCAGTCAGCCTCGCACAAGGTGGTCCACCCCCTGCTTTTTTGAGGGAGTGGTGCTACAACTTCCTCTGCACAGGAGAGGTGGACTTAAACTCTCTGTCTCAGGAGGATGTGACCGATCTAGAATCCTGTCTGCTCATCAGCAGGGTCAGCATTCTGTTTAGTATTGTTAGATCTGAATTAGATTTATAATGTTTTACCACATATTGTATTCTCTATTTTATGTTGCACATTTTCAGGTTGAAAATTCTGCAGATGCTGAGTCTCTGATGTTGTTGGCTGATGAAATTGTAAGCTGTGGATACACAAGGCAGATCAAACTGGACAGCAAAGAAAACATAATTCGTAAGTTTTCAAagaataacattttaaatatttttcatgcaaaaatgttAACTTTGCAACAGTTTTGAATTTTTGTGTGCTTTTCTTCAAAGAGCAATTGTCTTACATTCTACAACAAGACTGATTCCAATGCTGCAGCAACTCAGAAAGGGCATGGAACTGTATGGCCTGGTGAACCAGATGGCTACAAACCCTGAAGCTTGTCACCCCCTGTTTGTTCCGGGGAAGATCATCAAGGTAACTATTTTAACTGCCACTTTCTACACAGAAACTACAGACATTcactttgctctgtttttgtgtgtgtgtgtgtttcagtcatAGCCTGAGTTTGAACATACAAGAATATTTAACTGAATCTGCATTTACTCTCTTTATAGCCTGATGCTGACTTCATAATGATGAACTGCCAGTCACAATTCAGTGAAAAGGGGACATCTAAGGAGAGAACTGAGAGGAAGATAATCAACTTCTTACAAGATTTCTTGCAGGAGATCGAAATGTCAGGTACTATATACTATACATATACCAAGCACATACATAATATCATTTCAATGTTTTACAGATTTTGTTGTACCAAGCACAtataaatgttttgaaaaagtattttaaagaCAATGACTTtaaattgctcttcttaatCTGTGTTATTTGAAACATTAATATATCCATCACGGGTGGGGAGACAGACAGTGCAGCTGGTGACACAGGGCCTCTTGCAGTGCAACACGTGCTCCAGTGGATGACGGGGCAATCCCACATCCCCATCCTCCCTGATGAAAAGAGATGCTTCAAAATAACATGCATCTTTAACCATGAATGCAGAGAGCAGCAAGGAGATCACTCAGTGTGT
Encoded here:
- the LOC125900079 gene encoding uncharacterized protein LOC125900079 produces the protein MSSEPNEPRPHSHGAVESAARNLVSLLLNTLAPSTSTKPTETGQPAPAPVPRNLTVQQEMARSFPGYFKSNLSRGKKRCLTATKHPIKITSKTTALNFFLLPKNTAHTPLPPEELELLQAGMGRQTVSLPEDGDHLEISRFLTETFPKMEDLSGGWLLHKATGGSGRRKLTVIPPEAEGYSVKALRAVSAGGKATFYIVPLQETLDTSPLPPDSQQFSKMPKKTCFQCNEVMPLQMLTVHIKTCRGRLSSDDTGDESSDVCVVENKHKAVCPICTKEFPDDEITVHASLCGESDLSDSFECTVTSAENDSSPSMPAQTAVFKPKSTEDVLCFIEQQVDTSTEFKLCVDRENLPDRGILQWKRKKAASPASALKVVYIGEAGIDTGALRKEFLTDMVSGIEKRFFEGAGNQGKNPKYSLTDVDNENFRTVGEIMAVSLAQGGPPPAFLREWCYNFLCTGEVDLNSLSQEDVTDLESCLLISRVENSADAESLMLLADEIVSCGYTRQIKLDSKENIIRKFSKNNILNIFHAKMLTLQQF